In Dysidea avara chromosome 3, odDysAvar1.4, whole genome shotgun sequence, a single window of DNA contains:
- the LOC136248514 gene encoding ephrin type-A receptor 4a-like, whose amino-acid sequence MQKVTSELFKETETFTTSRLPGLGIYKLEQVAIKTLHQDTSEEENKVKLLEEAAMVEQFLHKNIVRLYGVVLHGDPTMIALEYLPKGNLLNFLRSMRPGEGEPVGQHVPQMLLGFACDVRSGMNYLSNKCFIHAHRPYTARNILLTEDNICEVADFVLVRGLDEDDYYTSQDGHIPVKWTPLETYTTASDVWSYGILLYEMWSLGHKPYEDYDVTEVLSMINTGYRLPPPLGYPCAIYHAMIQCW is encoded by the exons ACATCAGAATTATTCAAGGAAACAGAGACATTTACTACTTCAAGGTTACCAGGACTTGGAATCT ATAAACTGGAACAAGTTGCTATAAAAACATTACATCAAGATACATCAGAAGAAGAAAACAAAGTGAAGCTATTAGAAGAAGCTGCCATGGTTGAGCAGTTTTTGCACAAGAACATTGTGAGGTTATATGGGGTTGTGCTTCATGGAGATCCA ACGATGATAGCTCTAGAATACCTTCCTAAAGGAAACCTGCTGAATTTCTTGAGATCTATGAGGCCAGG GGAAGGGGAACCTGTTGGACAACATGTTCCTCAAATGTTGTTGGGATTTGCTTGTGATGTCAGAAGTGGTATGAACTACCTCAGTAACAAGTGCTTCATCCATGCACATAGACCTTATACTGCCAGGAATATCCTCCTCACTGAAGATAATATCTGTGAA GTTGCTGATTTTGTACTAGTAAGAGGTTTAGATGAAGATGATTACTACACAAGTCAAGATGGACATATTCCTGTTAAGTGGACACCACTTGAG ACATACACAACAGCCAGTGATGTGTGGAGTTATGGTATCCTCTTGTATGAGATGTGGAGTCTTGGACACAAGCCATATGAAGATTATGATGTTACAGAG GTCTTAAGCATGATTAATACTGGCTACAGACTACCACCACCTCTAGGATATCCATGTGCCATATATCATGCAATGATACAATGCTGGTGA
- the LOC136250986 gene encoding putative DBH-like monooxygenase protein 2 → MNLSRTLLVALFIIGVSGFSYDELSRQYDCKLQLDSAGNYTMFYTIDEDDKLLSIAIHVQTTGWVGLGLSPTGQMPGSDVVIGWVDNSGASFFQDRYAFDRTIPRYDGSQDWKFIGSSEDNGITTFLFERLFETCDEGDIAISAGDTTHLIYSYHSEDPIDNQHISQHEFQGVKTVNLFGQLQNTADPPANLQYVDVVNANVTVPSKDTTYLCTLIELPSQFKNKTHYLVKTAAQITPDSARHVHHMLLYLCDGFNLTGDPAVGVSQECNGISQKILPCRSSIVIASWAVSGNDFTYPADIALPIGGADKIHTHYLLEMHYDNPDKISGIVDSSGMRLYFSDKPRQEVAGIVTLGKLATGHMIIPPGVQRYTVRGFCANQCTNANFPEEGITVFANLLHTHTAGAELILRHIRNGTELKPIDVNRNYDFNYQQINIIPSAKILKGDEMILECVYNTGHRNTTTFGGESTSDEMCISVLYYYPATNLSNCLSYTIPSAYAEWMSTYLLPEQYYAIAAAAVNNISSARPVFDSLDWSEENYRMLERIGQTSEQVNVCVSGKGKNYGSTFASSKPPLIEVPFEGEGQCVKGSNGSPSVVLVIHSSNLVMIIVMCLLTIYSFP, encoded by the exons ATGAATCTTTCCAGAACTTTACTGGTTGCTCTATTTATAATTGGAGTTAGTGGCTTTAGCTATGATGAGCTGTCAAGGCAATATGATTGCAAGCTACAGCTTGATAGTGCAGGCAATTACACAATGTTCTACACTATTGATGAAGATGACAAGCTACTGAGTATTGCCATACATGTGCAGACAACCGGATGGGTTGGACTAGGCCTATCTCCTACAGGACAGATGCCAGGATCTGATGTAGTGATAGGATGGGTAGACAACAGTGGGGCTAGTTTCTTTCAG GATCGATATGCATTTGATCGCACTATTCCTCGCTATGATGGCAGCCAGGATTGGAAATTTATAGGATCCAGTGAAGACAACGGAATCACTACCTTTCTGTTTGAAAGACTATTTGAGACTTGTGATGAAGGAGACATTGCAATTAGTGCT GGTGATACAACACATCTTATTTACAGTTACCATAGTGAAGATCCTATTGATAATCAACACATCTCGCAGCATGAGTTTCAAGGGGTTAAGACTGTTAACTTGTTTGGCCAACTACAGAACACTGCTGATCCTCCAGCCAATCTTCAATATGTAGATGTGGTCAACgctaat GTTACTGTACCTTCAAAAGACACCACTTATCTGTGTACTTTGATTGAACTACCATCACAATTCAAGAACAAAACTCATTACTTAGtaaaa ACTGCTGCCCAGATAACACCAGACAGTGCTCGTCATGTACATCACATGCTTCTTTACCTTTGTGATGGCTTCAATTTGACTGGTGATCCTGCAGTTGGAGTTAGTCAAGAATGTAATGGTATCTCACAGAAGATCCTACCTTGTAGATCGTCTATTGTGATTGCCTCTTGGGCTGTTAGTGGCAAT GACTTCACATATCCTGCTGACATAGCTCTTCCAATTGGAGGAGCTGACAAGATTCATACCCATTATTTACTAGAAATGCACTATGATAATCCTGATAAAATATCTG GAATAGTGGATTCCTCTGGGATGAGGCTATACTTCTCTGATAAACCAAGACAAGAGGTTGCTGGGATAGTTACACTTGGCAAACTAGCAACTGGACACATGATCATTCCTCCTGGTGTACAAAGATACACTGTTCGGGGATTTTGCGCAAATCAATGTACTAATGCT AATTTTCCTGAGGAAGGAATTACAGTGTTTGCTAATTTGCTCCATACACACACAGCTG GTGCAGAACTTATTCTACGTCACATTCGAAATGGAACAGAACTCAAACCAATTGATGTCAATCGTAATTATGATTTCAATTATCAACAGATTAATATAATTCCAAGTGCAAAAATTTTGAAA GGTGACGAGATGATACTAGAATGTGTCTACAATACTGGACACAGGAATACTACCACTTTT gGAGGAGAATCAACAAGTGATGAAATGTGTATTTCTGTTCTATACTATTATCCTGCTACAAATCTTTCCAATTGTCTGAGCTATACCATTCCATCTGCATATGCTGAATGGATGAGCACTTATTTACT ACCTGAACAGTACTATGCCATTGCAGCTGCAGCTGTTAACAATATTAGTAGTGCTCGTCCAGTTTTTGACTCTCTTGATTGGTCAGAAGAGAACTATCGAATGCTTGAGAGAATAGGACAAACAAGTGAACAAGTCAACGTTTGCGTTTCAGGCAAAGGGAAA AATTATGGATCCACATTTGCCAGCAGCAAGCCACCACTTATTGAAGTACCATTTGAGGGAGAGGGACAATGTGTAAAAGGTTCAAATGGATCACCATCAGTTGTACTTGTGATCCATTCTAGCAACCTTGTTATGATCATAGTGATGTGCCTACTGACTATATACTCTTTCCCATGA